Proteins encoded together in one Euwallacea similis isolate ESF13 chromosome 12, ESF131.1, whole genome shotgun sequence window:
- the LOC136412406 gene encoding isoprenyl transferase-like gives MDGNGRWANNQGKVKIDGYKKGSEVAYDIAKYCTDLTIPYLTLYAFSMENWLRPKNETDCLFDLFYSVLTNEDKVNFICNCNIKLNFIGNLSLLSSKILDQIKKAEEMTHKNDGLLLTVAVSYGAKQEITQAISNIIKENIAYVSEEEFEKFLYTKDLPKLDLLIRTGGEKRLSNFLLWQAAYAELYFCDTLWPDFSCQDLSKALEDYTKREKKYGR, from the coding sequence ATGGATGGTAATGGTAGATGGGCGAACAATCAAGGAAAGGTAAAAATTGATGGTTATAAAAAGGGCAGTGAAGTTGCATACGATATTGCCAAGTATTGTACGGACCTAACCATACCCTACTTAACTTTGTATGCATTCTCTATGGAGAATTGGCTTAGACCTAAAAACGAAACTGACTGtctatttgatttattttactcTGTCTTAACTAATGAAGATAAAGTCAATTTCATTTGCAACTGTAACATTAAGTTGAATTTTATTGGCAATTTAAGTCTGTTATCCAGTAAAATATTggatcaaattaaaaaagcagAAGAAATGACACATAAGAACGATGGTTTATTACTCACTGTGGCAGTCAGTTACGGAGCAAAGCAAGAAATTACACAAGCTATAAGCaatattataaaagaaaatattgctTATGTATCAGAagaggaatttgaaaaatttctgtaTACTAAAGATCTGCCAAAATTGGATTTATTAATTCGCACTGGCGGCGAAAAAAGGTTAAGCAACTTTTTATTATGGCAAGCAGCTTATGCTGAATTGTATTTTTGTGATACTTTGTGGCCTGATTTTTCTTGTCAAGATTTGAGCAAAGCATTAGAAGATTATACAAAAAGAGAGAAGAAATATGgtagataa